The Monodelphis domestica isolate mMonDom1 chromosome 5, mMonDom1.pri, whole genome shotgun sequence DNA segment TATGGCAAGCATGCACAGTGGCCTGGTGTGTGGCTGGCAAAGTCGGCAGATTTTTATTTGCCCACCCCAACCCAGCAATGCCCACAAAAATCAAGTTTCTTACCTGACCACCTGCAAAGATGACTGGAGAGCTGGACGGCTTGGGCCGGTACGGGATGGTCACGCCCTTCGGGGGAGACTGGGAGAGagtcagaggggaaaaaaaacaaaaagagataagGTTTCAAAGCTGTTTCAGCTGTGTGGCTAGTGCTCACACAGGTCATAATAAAAACATACCCAGTCTTCAATCTATGCCAGTTCTGGCTAAAAGTTTGAGGAATATACAATAGACTGGGTTAAGTTCTAGCTAAGAAAGAAGCTTGAACATAGGAGTCTCAAATCAAAATTATCATCTCCAAAAAGATGTTACACTATGCTGAAAATGAAATTTCTGTTTATTCACAGTAAGAAAATCTTGAGTGTGACCTGATTTTATTTAACAGCTAAATCAAAGCTGTTTAGGGCTTTTAATGTTCTGTGTCATCTAGACCAGGAGGTTAAAATAAAACCAGAAGTTTATTTCTGGCTCAATTCCAAAGAGAGACAGCATATAGCCTGGCTGTTTTATACTGACCACTGTGCTTCTTAATTTCTGAAGTTActaaatttccctttcttttttaataaaatcaaacaCTTTTATAACCTCAGATTATTTCTTCCTCCAAACCCTTGCTTGCTTTCTATTTGGGATCAGATTAATACTATGCTGCTAGACTTTATTAAATTTGGACGTTTAAAAGTTTAAAACCTTGTCCTATGAGTCTAATCAAGGGTATTTCTGTCACACCACGCCCAATAAATTCATTAAGtcatccctccccttctccttgaAGTTCAATGTGTAGAGATCACTGTCACTCAGTAGTTTCTAtttcagaggtctggactttaTAAATCCAAAGGGACAGAAAAATACAAATCCAGGGACTGTGCTTTCCAAATACCCTCAACCTAATTCTAGCCTATCTAAATTTACTTCATGCATTGCACACCCCCATCCCCCAACAGCATGAGCCTGAGGGCTTACCTCCAACATGACCACGCAGATCTGTTTGACACACTCAATGATAGATTGCGGGATGCCAGCAATAGTGATGGCCCGCTCAGTTGAGTTTGGTAGCATATCCCCTGCCACCTGGACCTGAGCCCCTGTACTCTTTGGGGCAAAAAACGTAAACAGAACAAGTTAGACATAGTTCACTTTCTTCTTCATGGTAAGCAGGAAGCTACAAGCCCCAGTAGGGCCTTACTCCTATTAGCTGAACCCTTCCCCCTTTCAGCATTCCCTTCCTACTCTTCCCCCATTCCAGCTAAAATGGTTTAATCCGAGCTGAAAATAAGTCAGGCTCCAGAAGCCGGGGGCTGAGTAACAGACTAAATTTAACCTGATCCCAAGAAAAGGTTCCTTCAAGACTATGCCTCCAAGCTAATGACCTACCTACTCTTTTGGCTTTCCTggccagaagaaaaaaatacgGAGGAAGCATACCAGGGCTCCTATTTATTTATCCAGAACAAGAAGGACCCTCCCCTTCAACAATTAGCAGCATTCCTCTAAGGAGCCACTCAAATTTTATTAACATCGTAACTCACTTCCCACCAGGATGTATGAAATTATTTTACTACTATAATTAAGACAGAATTCCACCTAAAACCTAGGGTTTATTCTTCCCAAAATCCTTGATCAAGAAACTAATTTTCACATTCCAATATAACATTTCTTTACTACTTTGCAACTTAAGCTCAAGACCCTCTTTCCCAAAGACCTAAGAATCCAAGTAGCCTATTAATCCCAAGCAACTCTGACAGGGTTCAAAGAGGTCCAATTTTTTATTCATCCCGAATCCAGCAGGCATAGACGGAATGGGGCAAAACAGTTCAGGTTCCTAAAAGGTACCCCCACCAAAAGTGCCAAcctctcttatttccttgatCTTGCATCCTCCTTTTCCAATGAGAGAGCCACACTGGCTAGCAGGGACCACAAGCCTCAGGGTGACTGGGGGTCTACTGGCAGCTGTACTATTGGTCATAGAGCTGCTGATGTCCtataagaggaaggaaggaaggtcaggAAACTAAAGGGATACAGATCTGCAGTCAAGAGGAAACAAACTAATTAGTGCTTGGCATTCCATGCTAGATCCATAACTGAAGAGTGCTCCTCTCAAGACAGATCACCTCTGAGGCAGAGAGCATGCGCTATCCATTCATTAGAGGCTTTCACTGAGCTCAGTCCTTTCTCTGATGCATAAAGGCAAAATGGTTAGGAGCATTAGGTAGGGGGAGGGTTAGGCCTGTGGAACAGAGGCcacaaataatcaatgaaatcaACTCTTGGGAAAAGAGTTTATTtatataaaaggggaaaaaaagcagttGAATAGCTGTGACCTATTAGTTATCACACAAAAGAACTGAGGACTAGAGTCCCATTGTTCAGAAGCACCAAATACTATCACATTCAGGAAATGAAAAAATCCAAGGTATCCACTGCTGAGCTTTGACTTTGAAATGGGAACACCTCCACAGATAGCTCATTTCATCTTAAAGGGAGGAAGCTATTACTTTTAACAGTAGTTTAGGAATACAGGAGTTCCTACCAAACAGCCCTTTCAGACTTTTCAAAGTATATGGTCTGTAATAGAATTAATCCCAAGTCATTGAGAGCAGACACTAATACTGTGTTCTTAGGAATCAACAAACTTGATTCAGGGAAGCAACAAGAATCAGACAGTGAAAGCTAAGGTCTCATGCTTGATCAAAAGAGAAAGACATTTTGACCTTAAAAAGGGGGAAGGGGTTGGGAAGGGAGGAGGCTAGGGGAAAGAATGAATATAACTAAGGGTTAGCAGTATTCCTGCTGATTAAAAGGAAAAGTTTCTGACCCTGGAAAGGATAAGGTTTCAGGTACCATTAAGCACTGACCACAAGCAGCCAGATGAAACCTTTGCCTGTGGTATCAATTGCACAATTGGTTGCAATAAAGCAGAAAGGTGAGGGGGCAGAGGACAGGAGAGCTGATGCATATTTCTAGTATAGGCATTTATATTTAAGATAGAAGACCAAAAAAATGTATGACATTTAAGCCATGACACtgaggaagacatgggttcaaatcttgcctcaaatgcTTCCCAGATaggtaaccctaggcaagtcatcaaAGCTCAAAAGTCTTGGTTCTCCAAAGAATCTCCAAAACGAGGGTACTGGACTCAAGTATCCTATAAAGTCCCATTGAACTCTAAAAATGCTATTTCCAATATAAGTTTTTGCTTTTGCATAAAACCAGAAAGCTTAAGAGATTACTTAGGGGGATACTGGATCTATGATATATGAACAGAAAACACTTTCTCCAGCTTTTTCTTGGTGTGAAGGCTACAACAGTATCTAAATTTTAGACCACAAaggtgtttttttatttttattaggggCAGGTGGGTAGATATATGTGCTAGAAAGAATATCCAGATTTACAGGATGATAAAAACCTAAAAAACTGAGATAGTTAAGATCCTTTAGATTTCTAAACACCTTAGGAACTCCCCCCccagaaaaacaattttcaaccAGGGCCCTTGCTGCAGAGTAACAGACCAACCTCTTCCAGTTTGTCAATGATCATAGCAAAGGCTTTAAAGATGGCATTGGTGGGTCCAGCCAGAGTAATTATTCTCTCAGGACAATTCCCTTCTGAGATGTTGATACGCGCACCACTCtgagaatgggggtgggggggtggggggggttgggggggggagaagaggagagattaAAAGGTAGATTTCAGAAATCAAGTTCACAAATATCCACTGATAATCCCTTCTGAATTAGATTTAGGTGTGAAGATAGACATTTGATTTAGGGAACAGGCAACACCACCATCATTATTCTCAAACCTGTTCTGTGCTTAGCTGTTCTCCAGACTATAGCAGCCATCTTAAGTGCTAGATGCAGATTGAGATTGGccagaactacatttcccagcattcctttCTATCACACCAGAATTATCATTTGCTGCCAGAACAGGCTCAAGTAAACAAGCTAGTAATACCAGTTTTTAGTATCTCCTATTGGGACCCTCCCCCCCTCCATGCCCAAGTGCTGATTCCCTTATagattttttcctcctcttccaaaACTCTAGCCTAAGAAACTTACCTCTTCACGCATCTTCTTGACCGATTCTCCTTTCTGAAACCCAAGGAAAAGACAAGAGTAAGCTCCAATTGCATCATCAACTCTAATTGGCTAAACAGTAACTAAGATAAAAGTAAATCTGCCTTACCTTTCCAATAATGCTTCCAACTTCCTgcaattaggaaaataattatcaataaagaaaaatactaaagaaTCTAGTGAAACAGAAATGGTCAATTTCTCTGCAAAAACTCATCCACTGCTTTTTGGATTTCAGGCAATACAAAGTCAAACAGTAACACATGGGAAGTTGTAGAGATGCCAGTGAATAACTACAGCTACAAATGAGAACTGGGTACCTTTGGGGACAGTGAATTCCTTCTCAAAAGGTAGAAATAACTATTGAGGGGGAGGGGTCAAGAGAGGATTTGACTAGAGAGTAAATAGCAGCCCCTCTGGtattcctttctaattctttgactaaaatactcccccctccccagttcTACCCCTTTAAAGTCTTTTAATAACATTCCTACTCAGTAAATTCAACAAATTTTAATTGGAAAGTACTGTGAtttcctatgatttcattgtCATAACTTATGGTAAGAAAGTCCCCTCTCTACCACTACTAGTCAGTGAACCTGAACTAAGACTTTTTATGACCTGCAGCCCAAGGtgacagaacttgaactcaggtcttccctgaGGCCAGCAAGTTCACCAAGTT contains these protein-coding regions:
- the PCBP2 gene encoding poly(rC)-binding protein 2 isoform X40, coding for MDTGVIEGGLNVTLTIRLLMHGKEVGSIIGKKGESVKKMREESGARINISEGNCPERIITLAGPTNAIFKAFAMIIDKLEEDISSSMTNSTAASRPPVTLRLVVPASQCGSLIGKGGCKIKEIRESTGAQVQVAGDMLPNSTERAITIAGIPQSIIECVKQICVVMLETLSQSPPKGVTIPYRPKPSSSPVIFAGGQAYTIQGQYAIPQPDLTKLHQLAMQQSHFPMTHGNTGFSAGLDASAQTTSHELTIPNDLIGCIIGRQGAKINEIRQMSGAQIKIANPVEGSTDRQVTITGSAASISLAQYLINVRLSSETGGMGSS
- the PCBP2 gene encoding poly(rC)-binding protein 2 isoform X37; its protein translation is MDTGVIEGGLNVTLTIRLLMHGKEVGSIIGKKGESVKKMREESGARINISEGNCPERIITLAGPTNAIFKAFAMIIDKLEEDISSSMTNSTAASRPPVTLRLVVPASQCGSLIGKGGCKIKEIRESTGAQVQVAGDMLPNSTERAITIAGIPQSIIECVKQICVVMLETLSQSPPKGVTIPYRPKPSSSPVIFAGGQAYTIQGQYAIPQPDLTKLHQLAMQQSHFPMTHGNTGFSGIESSSPEVKGYWAGLDASAQTTSHELTIPNDLIGCIIGRQGAKINEIRQMSGAQIKIANPVEGSTDRQVTITGSAASISLAQYLINVRLSSETGGMGSS
- the PCBP2 gene encoding poly(rC)-binding protein 2 isoform X41 yields the protein MDTGVIEGGLNVTLTIRLLMHGKEVGSIIGKKGESVKKMREESGARINISEGNCPERIITLAGPTNAIFKAFAMIIDKLEEDISSSMTNSTAASRPPVTLRLVVPASQCGSLIGKGGCKIKEIRESTGAQVQVAGDMLPNSTERAITIAGIPQSIIECVKQICVVMLESPPKGVTIPYRPKPSSSPVIFAGGQAYTIQGQYAIPQPDLTKLHQLAMQQSHFPMTHGNTGFSAGLDASAQTTSHELTIPNDLIGCIIGRQGAKINEIRQMSGAQIKIANPVEGSTDRQVTITGSAASISLAQYLINVRLSSETGGMGSS
- the PCBP2 gene encoding poly(rC)-binding protein 2 isoform X42, whose protein sequence is MDTGVIEGGLNVTLTIRLLMHGKEVGSIIGKKGESVKKMREESGARINISEGNCPERIITLAGPTNAIFKAFAMIIDKLEEDISSSMTNSTAASRPPVTLRLVVPASQCGSLIGKGGCKIKEIRESTGAQVQVAGDMLPNSTERAITIAGIPQSIIECVKQICVVMLESPPKGVTIPYRPKPSSSPVIFAGGQAYTIQGQYAIPQPDLTKLHQLAMQQSHFPMTHGNTGFSGLDASAQTTSHELTIPNDLIGCIIGRQGAKINEIRQMSGAQIKIANPVEGSTDRQVTITGSAASISLAQYLINVRLSSETGGMGSS
- the PCBP2 gene encoding poly(rC)-binding protein 2 isoform X39; its protein translation is MDTGVIEGGLNVTLTIRLLMHGKEVGSIIGKKGESVKKMREESGARINISEGNCPERIITLAGPTNAIFKAFAMIIDKLEEDISSSMTNSTAASRPPVTLRLVVPASQCGSLIGKGGCKIKEIRESTGAQVQVAGDMLPNSTERAITIAGIPQSIIECVKQICVVMLESPPKGVTIPYRPKPSSSPVIFAGGQAYTIQGQYAIPQPDLTKLHQLAMQQSHFPMTHGNTGFSGIESSSPEVKGYWGLDASAQTTSHELTIPNDLIGCIIGRQGAKINEIRQMSGAQIKIANPVEGSTDRQVTITGSAASISLAQYLINVRLSSETGGMGSS
- the PCBP2 gene encoding poly(rC)-binding protein 2 isoform X38, with amino-acid sequence MDTGVIEGGLNVTLTIRLLMHGKEVGSIIGKKGESVKKMREESGARINISEGNCPERIITLAGPTNAIFKAFAMIIDKLEEDISSSMTNSTAASRPPVTLRLVVPASQCGSLIGKGGCKIKEIRESTGAQVQVAGDMLPNSTERAITIAGIPQSIIECVKQICVVMLESPPKGVTIPYRPKPSSSPVIFAGGQAYTIQGQYAIPQPDLTKLHQLAMQQSHFPMTHGNTGFSGIESSSPEVKGYWAGLDASAQTTSHELTIPNDLIGCIIGRQGAKINEIRQMSGAQIKIANPVEGSTDRQVTITGSAASISLAQYLINVRLSSETGGMGSS